TTCGTTTCTGTGTTGTCTATAATATCGCCGGCATCGGTTTTCTTCTCAGCATCGGAGTTGGCCTCCCCATCCGAATCGCTGTCGGAGTCggagcccgagccagagcccgaaCCGCTGCCATCATCGCTGCCAAGTATTTCCGCACTCAGCCCTTTGTATTTTTCCTCGTTCTCGGCAAAGTTTTCATCGAATTTGAAGACATCTGAAAGGAGATTATGGGCACAGGTATAAGTCAGGTATTAGCTTGGTTTTCCCTGCCTTTACTCACTCAATATATCCTCCGTTTCGGTGGCCTCATCCAGCATCATCAAATGCGTAAACTGCTCATCCTCttccaccagctccagctcggagACAATCGCCAGATGATCCTTGAAGCCATCCTTGCGCACCTGAAACAGCACCTCAATCATGTACTGCACGCGCTTGTCCAGCTTGCCCTCGTGCAGGATGTTCCGCAGCATCTCAAAGATCGCGCCAATGCCCTTGGATGAGACCTCCGTGAGCTTCATGCCGCACTCCTTGAGGAACGAAATGGCCACCTCCACGCTGTCATCGGTGGGCGTCTCCACCAGCAGCGTGAGAATTTCCAGTGCCAAAATCTCATGCGCCACGCGCTGATTCACCAGATGAGCAATGAACCGAGTGGAGGACATGCAGACGAGCTTGTCATTCCGCCGAAATGCGCGACGAAACTGTATGACCAAacgcttcagcagcagctccccgaTGTTCGGGAATTTCGAATTAATAATCGCCACCAGTGCGGCATAGACGTGCGTGAACGTGGGCGAGGCAGCCTGCGCTTGGATGATGCTCCTCGAGAGCAGTCCCCGGCCACGCACAATATTCTCGCGCAGCAATTCGCGCGTGATGATGGCAATATTCGTGACATTCACCTTGTTGATGTAGCCGTGAATTGACTTCTTGAGCGCCTCCCAGGCGATGCGCTGATACGCAGCCGATGCCTTGTCTGTGATGCCCTcctgcagcagtcgcagctTCGCTGGCGGTATGTAGGCGCCGCCCGTGCGCGAGGTCAGCACATCCACGGTGCGACGCTGGCGTTCGGTGATCTTGGCCGTGGGATTTGTGACCGTGGAGTTGTCTGCGATGGCGGATGCCGCCCTCTTGGAGCCGCCACTCGAGCTGGAGCGCCGCTTGTCGCTGGAGCGTCGCTTGTCGCTGGATCTACGCCGGGAGCGCTCTCGGGAGTCATCCCGCCGAGTGCTGCGTGACTTTTCCTTGCGCCGACGATCCTCGCGCTCTCTGGCTCGCACCTCATCGCGTTTGTCGCGCTCCTCGTGGCGCTTCTGGCGCTCGCGACGTCTGCGCTCCAAGGAGCAGGAACGGCGACGCTTGGGACTTTTGCTGCGACTGCGTGTGCGGGTCCGTGTGCGACGCGGACGGTTGCGGTTACGCGGCGAACGACTGCGGCTGGAGCTGCGTCGCCGGTTGCGCGAATTTTCATCACCGCTGCGGCTACGTTTGCGCACTTCGCTGGCTAGCGGCTGCTTGGGCACAGCTGCAGGCGgcacaacatcatcatcgtccttCTGGGGGGGAGTAAGGAATGGCAGGGTTTGCCTTGAGTTTCTTGTGGTGTACATTTGTGTATGATCAATACTTACTTCAGTTATTTCGCCCTCTTCAATGTGATTCGATggactggcagctgctgcttctactgctgcCACTTTGTCCTCTCCATTGGTGGTCACGGAATGATCTTTATCAGTTTCCGCCTGCGGTTTCTCTTCGGAATTAGTCACAGTTGAGGCGGCGGCGTCAGCGGCTTCCAAAGGTTGTTgcggggcagcagctgtttcGGTTACTGTTTCCGCTTCACTTGATTTTGTTTTAGcttcctcttctctctcttcttgctCTGCTGGCGGTGCCTCTGCCTGTACAGACgtgtcaacagcagcagcagcagcgacagcagctgtggcagtgtcaatatttgcttgtttttccggctgctctgctgcggttttctgctgctgctgctgtggctccactttttgtggctctttctTTTCCACATCTTTTTCTCGTGGTGGagctgcctcctccttctctgctGGCGGCTTCTCCTCCTTTGCTACCGGCGTCACATCTTtcaccttcttcttcttctgttgcaattcttcttcttgctcttcctcctcctgcccgcTGGTACGACGACTGCGGCTACGGCTGCCAGCATCACTTTtggtgccactgccgctgccgccgctgctggatgagctgctcgaggagccactgctgctgctggagccacTGCTCGAGTCACTTTCTGCATCACTTTCGCCCATGTTAAGTGTGGGCCTTGATTCTATTCTGAATTGCAGTGGAAAAACTACTTCTGTgaaaatttttatttgacaGGCAAAACGTTGgcaacagtgtgaccgcgaatttatcgataaaatataacGACTGGCCCGCAggaatataccaaaatatacctgcTCAATATCacaatataccgtaaatatacagGGGAGAAAATCAGACTTAACCGACTTAAGGCCGCTGTATTTAAGGAGGTATTTACTGAGGAAAATtatgtgtgcatatttatCTTATAAAACCATTCTTTTTTTCTACTGACACTGATATCTTTCACCTGATCTGAGCTGAAATTGTTCAAGTGCCCTATTAATCGTGCGTATATTTAATAACCAATAGTCAACAAAGGGTTAATCGTTCCCTGTGCATGCTGTAAATCATAATGTTCCACTGTGATTTTTAacttaatattactagctaagTGGATCTCTCTGCACTTTGCATGTTAGTTTATCTAATAcctaaattaattttctacaagatttgttatttttgatAGGCTATTgacaaaaaaatgttgataTAATTAACGACAAATGTGGAGACATACAAGTGGTTCCGCGTGATGGTTCCAGCTCCGCTGTATGGTTCCGTGGCTAgttcacaaaaaaaaccatctGCTCATTGGCGCCACtgaaattatttgaaattgagCAAATTGAACTTAAAACGGACTTGCAACAACGAAAactaaatgtatttttgtttagtttacaATCATCAGTATTATCCATAGTAAAtacttaaatataaatttaattacaataaaGTTTAAGGCTGCTACCCCGAATCGCACCCAAGTCTAGATTTTATTCCTTTCCTGGTTTTGGTGGCACTGTTTCGGGGATCTTCGGTGAGACATCATCGTCGCTGCTGtccgacgaggaggatgaggacgaggaaGAATCAGCCTTGGATAAACGCTTCTCGGGTATCGAATAGGGGAACTTCTGATCATTATCCTCCACAGCCTGTTtgagccgcagcagcgccgTGCGATTTATGTTCTCCAGGGAAACATCCTTTACGGCATTGGCCAGCACATCGAGTGCTTTGTCGTGTTTGCCCTTGGTCGTTTGTATGTCAATCAGGCAGGAGTAGGCATTGCCTATGGCTCCCTCCGATATTTTGCTATCCCTCAGCTGCGAGATGACGGACGTGGCCAGCTTctcgtcctgctgctcgcGCGCCGTCTGCAGCACACGCTGGAACATGAGACGCGGCAGCTGCGACAAATGCTTGTCCCAGATCTCCTTGGAGGCGGCCTCCTGTCCGCTGGATATCAAATGCATCCACAGGACATTCATCGGTCCCAGTTGGTTGTGCGCGGCGAATTTCTCCGCCAGCGATTGATCTGCAGAAAAGGGGAAAAGAAACGTTTAAAAATAAGTCACCCTCGAGGATCTCCACTTACATTGCGGCACCAATTCGGGATGCTTGTTGAGTATGCCCACAGCTCCACCGCGTGGGAACTTCTCCGCCTGCTTGGCCGCCTCCTCGGGGGTCTTCGCGCTGTCAATCTCTGCGCTCAATTGCTTGAGGAACGGCTCCGTCTTGCCGGCCACAATGTTGGCATGACAGTAACGATTGTCGAAGGAGACCAAACGCTTCTGCTCCTCATTCAGCTGCTTGCCAATCTTCTCCAGAGTTTGCAGATCCGCCGCAGCGGCAATTTTGTTCAGGTAAAAGCGGAAAACCTTCACCTGCGGATGCAGGCCATCGgcgagcagctcctccacgtATTTGGTGGCCTCTGTGAGGCGATCGTCGCGCACCAGCAGCTCAATGAGTCGCGAGGTGTCCAGCACGTTGACTTTGTCGCTGGCTGCCAGGCTCTGCTTGTGGCTGATGGCAGCATCGGGATCGTTGGCGAGCAGCGCCTTGCGGAAGCCCGCCTTGTGGGAGATGGGACGCACGGTGGTCTCTGCCTTAGCTGGCTGTTCCTTCTTGACAGCGGGTTGCTCCTTCTTGACAGCGGTCTCCTCCTTGGGTGTGTCTGTCTTAGCCGCTCTGTTCCTTCGcgtttgctgctgcgtttCGGGCACCACAAATGGCACATCGATGTTCTTGCGGCGCAGAATCTCCGCCAGTTTCAGCAGGAAAGCATCTGTGGGTGTGAGCATCTCCTCCTGCATTTTGGTCCACAATCCCAGCGCCTTCTCCGCCTCATCCGCCTTGTCGTagctcagcagcagcgtgtAATAAATCTTATTGCGATCAATATGTCCGAGGTCTTTGGTGGCCTCAATCAAACCCTCAAGGGGCTGCAGCAAACCCTCATTCCGATAGCGATCGCAGGCGCTGCTGATCCTCTGCGGGCGTGTGCGCAGTCCAGGTGTCTCGAGGATCTTTCGCGCCTGACGCACGCGTCCGCATTCCACGAAGGAGAACACTAAATCGTACAAACTGTTGACCTCGCCGTGGATGCCCGTGCTCAGATCGGTGAGACGCTGCAGATTGGCGGCATCCTCCTTCTGGATGAGGCGGCACGAGAGCTCGTTCTTCCAGGGCGTCACCTTGTACTTGTGGCAAATCTCCTCGAAGGTTTCAATGGCCTTGGGTATGTCATCCTTGATCAGGTGGACCTTGATCAGCGGCCCCAGCAGCACATTTGTGGGCACAATATAATTGTCAGCCAGCAGCGCATCGAACAGGCGACGCAGCTTCTCGGGCTGCCCAGCCTCAGCGATGGCATTGAGCACACGCCACACGGTGCTCACGTAGTTGAAGCTGCCCTCACTCTCCGCGACGGGTGCATCCTTTTTgttctcctgcagcagcttgtaTGCCTCCTCCACACgttcctcctgcagcagcagatccaccAGGTGCACCGTCTTCAGGTTATCCAGCTGGAACGTGGGCTCCTTGGCACGCAGCTTCGTGTAGACATCGAGCGCGTCAGAGCTGCGTTTGTGGTGCGTGTAGAGATCCACCAGCTGCGCATGGATGCCCAATGGGATCTGGTACTGTTCCGTGTTGAGTTTTTCGATCACCTGCAGCGTCTTTTCAATGTTTTGTGCGCGGAAACAGGCATTCAGCAGCTGCCTCTTAATGTTGTTTGCATTCTCGCCCTTGGCCTCCACATTGACAATGAAGCGTTCGAGTTCT
The sequence above is a segment of the Drosophila subobscura isolate 14011-0131.10 chromosome U, UCBerk_Dsub_1.0, whole genome shotgun sequence genome. Coding sequences within it:
- the LOC117900488 gene encoding pre-mRNA-splicing factor CWC22 homolog isoform X1 — its product is MGESDAESDSSSGSSSSSGSSSSSSSSGGSGSGTKSDAGSRSRSRRTSGQEEEEQEEELQQKKKKVKDVTPVAKEEKPPAEKEEAAPPREKDVEKKEPQKVEPQQQQQKTAAEQPEKQANIDTATAAVAAAAAVDTSVQAEAPPAEQEEREEEAKTKSSEAETVTETAAAPQQPLEAADAAASTVTNSEEKPQAETDKDHSVTTNGEDKVAAVEAAAASPSNHIEEGEITEKDDDDVVPPAAVPKQPLASEVRKRSRSGDENSRNRRRSSSRSRSPRNRNRPRRTRTRTRSRSKSPKRRRSCSLERRRRERQKRHEERDKRDEVRAREREDRRRKEKSRSTRRDDSRERSRRRSSDKRRSSDKRRSSSSGGSKRAASAIADNSTVTNPTAKITERQRRTVDVLTSRTGGAYIPPAKLRLLQEGITDKASAAYQRIAWEALKKSIHGYINKVNVTNIAIITRELLRENIVRGRGLLSRSIIQAQAASPTFTHVYAALVAIINSKFPNIGELLLKRLVIQFRRAFRRNDKLVCMSSTRFIAHLVNQRVAHEILALEILTLLVETPTDDSVEVAISFLKECGMKLTEVSSKGIGAIFEMLRNILHEGKLDKRVQYMIEVLFQVRKDGFKDHLAIVSELELVEEDEQFTHLMMLDEATETEDILNVFKFDENFAENEEKYKGLSAEILGSDDGSGSGSGSGSDSDSDSDGEANSDAEKKTDAGDIIDNTETNLIALRRTIYLTINSSLDYEECAHKLMKMELKPGQEVELCHMFLDCCAEQRTYEKFYGLLAQRFCNINRMYIPPFEEIFKDTYQTTHRLDTNRLRNVSKFFAHLLFTDSISWDVLDCVLLNEDDTTSSSRIFIKILFQELAEYMGLSKLNSKLKEEVLVESLAGLFPKDNPRNTRFSINFFTSIGLGGLTDDLRRFLKTAPKAVPAINSELLLATGGNPFREPGTAPDAAVAAAPIAVGSSSDGSSSSSSSSSSDDEEQKSSTSDEDSDSESSSSESEPQRKRKSKEKRKKKPKKQRKLELKKSKDKKDKKKKSKKEKDKEREKEREREEKKKREKEKKKADKKKSKRKRKHQHESSSSSSSSSSEAASSTSSSSSSDEEDSDGQPPPKVQRQEQGGHNHNNSSNKFKGRRDESDGFNLEGPPMVREQERQSHHQLNGNGSRKREPSYPSAHERQPERRGEREAPRGDSRGLRGESRGRRGDSRGRLGDSRGRRGDSRGRLGDSVGRRGDSKGRRGESHGRRIERVEPRSGRNGSERDRDRDQEKKRERERDREHRDKRDRDREQPRNRERSREQERSSRKELERSAHKRVSKGRG
- the LOC117900486 gene encoding leucine-rich PPR motif-containing protein, mitochondrial, with the translated sequence MASILRTGKLFRYFAGFTRNVLVNTVRENEASNLLTSAPCICGQFQSGFATNAAAKSELSLDKQIRRLDHDVRRMGRISRRDLEEILDEIRTHRTATSSQSLMVIRCCGNLVPEELPEVRTALVQEIWKTLNALNVPMDISHYNALLRVYLENEHPFAPTDFLAEIEAKGIEPNRVTYQRLIARYCQQGDIEGATRILEFMRGKSLPVNENVFNSLILGHSQANDLESAKGILAVMKQAGLEPSADTYTTLLCAFARHGDLTALQETLVECDQKEIILQDKDLLDTVYALAVNGNGDKVAELLGKLHISPGFNQDAANVILRLVNKGLEDVGMQILRVMPRSSRVNGEPVDVGAFFIRQMVKANRPVEKILSICKTLQAEGLNPKALSIATEAGLTNGVVNNALPLLKEMKNAGLPIRQHYFWPLICSVESNQVLEIVRRMQQDFAVLPNSETIRDYVIPSLKEKNWERVITALRDAGVSNSTAVTSAVYAALVTHQIADAAKIMEQNRAYYVPVLFKQPLILALSHTNDYSAFIRCLRQIHEGLQQRSAGKEEEAEQVEGAEKATPDVVGGFVQEASNYFHRDRVATLEKILQGLVKQGLSISSARATQLSEQLGAEMTPKLAELLGKLSSGELEPTPLPSSGKRALVSLSIEELERFIVNVEAKGENANNIKRQLLNACFRAQNIEKTLQVIEKLNTEQYQIPLGIHAQLVDLYTHHKRSSDALDVYTKLRAKEPTFQLDNLKTVHLVDLLLQEERVEEAYKLLQENKKDAPVAESEGSFNYVSTVWRVLNAIAEAGQPEKLRRLFDALLADNYIVPTNVLLGPLIKVHLIKDDIPKAIETFEEICHKYKVTPWKNELSCRLIQKEDAANLQRLTDLSTGIHGEVNSLYDLVFSFVECGRVRQARKILETPGLRTRPQRISSACDRYRNEGLLQPLEGLIEATKDLGHIDRNKIYYTLLLSYDKADEAEKALGLWTKMQEEMLTPTDAFLLKLAEILRRKNIDVPFVVPETQQQTRRNRAAKTDTPKEETAVKKEQPAVKKEQPAKAETTVRPISHKAGFRKALLANDPDAAISHKQSLAASDKVNVLDTSRLIELLVRDDRLTEATKYVEELLADGLHPQVKVFRFYLNKIAAAADLQTLEKIGKQLNEEQKRLVSFDNRYCHANIVAGKTEPFLKQLSAEIDSAKTPEEAAKQAEKFPRGGAVGILNKHPELVPQYQSLAEKFAAHNQLGPMNVLWMHLISSGQEAASKEIWDKHLSQLPRLMFQRVLQTAREQQDEKLATSVISQLRDSKISEGAIGNAYSCLIDIQTTKGKHDKALDVLANAVKDVSLENINRTALLRLKQAVEDNDQKFPYSIPEKRLSKADSSSSSSSSSDSSDDDVSPKIPETVPPKPGKE